The DNA region CGCTCGATCGTTCGATGCGCTATTCGACCGGGATCCGGCAGGTGACGACGCGCAAGCGCGACCTGTTCCTGAACCCGATGTCGCCGCCGGAACTGAAGCCCTACAAGGCCGTCGTCTTCGACCCGCCCCGCGCCGGCGCCAAGGCACAATGCGAGATGCTGGCGAAATCCACCGTGCCGACCATCGTCGCCGTGTCCTGCAACCCGGCGACGCTCGCCCGCGACGCGCGCATCCTGATCGACGGTGGCTACCGCCTGACACGGGTGACGCCGGTCGACCAGTTCCTGTGGTCGAGCCATGTGGAAGTAGTGGCGGCGTTCGAGAAGGGCTGATCGATCCAGAGGCTAAGTCTTGCCCAGATGCTTCGGCCAGAATTCCTGATGGATTTCGGCCGCTTCCTCTTCGATGATCGGACCGATGACGGTGACGACGCGCGCGCCGGTCTGCAACACAGCGCGGCTCGGGACGTTCAGGCCGATCCCGGCGATCTCGCCAAGCCGCGCTTCGGAGCAGGCAAACACCATGCGCCCGACGCCTGACCAGTAGATCGCCCCGGAGCACATCGCGCATGGCTCCGTGCTTGTGTAGAGCGTGCAATCAGCGAGAAAGGCGCCATCGTAATGCTGGGCCGCCAGCTTGATCAGGTTCAACTCGGCATGGTTCGTCATATCGTGGCCGGTGAAGACGGTGTTCTCGGCGCGTAGGATGACTTCGCCGTCCTTCACCAGCACCGAGCCGAACGGCTCGTCGCCATTTTCCATCGCGGATTTCGAAAGCCCTATCGCTTCGCGCAGAAACGGCTCGTGGATGTCCATCAGTGGCCCCCTGAAAACTCTATAGTCTGGCGATCCTCTCCTGAATCGTAAGGACTTCCAAGGGGCTGCTGGCGAGATTGATAGCCGGCGATCAGCGGTGCCGCCTGACATCGACCGCTTGGCCTTGTCCTTGCCTGGACGCCGGGCGACACTGACGCTGCTTCATCGCCTCGGTCGTCACACTGAGAAACAATCGAATCCACTGCAGCTCCGCATGCCCGGACTGCGGCGTGAAATCGCCCCTACGGAACCTGCCATGCCCTTCGTCACCCTCCTCGCCTTCGCCGCCGCCTTCTTCGTCTTCGCGGCGAGCCCTGGGCCGGACAATGTCACCATCGTCGCGCGGACCTTGGCGCAGGGGCCGGCCGCCGGCCTTGCCTATGGCGCGGGGACCGTCGCGGGCATCCTGATCTTCCTCGTGCTCGCCGCCTTCGGCCTCTCGCTGCTGGCGAGCGAGATGGGGCTGGCGATGAGCCTGCTGCGCTATGGCGGCGCGGCGTACCTCGTCTATATGGGCGTGAAGCTGTGGACCGCCGCGCCCGTGCCGCCGGGCGCGGCCGTCACGCGCCGTCAGGGCCTCGGTGCCGGATTTCTCACCGGAATCGCGCTCAATCTCGGCAATCCGAAGATGCCGCTGTTCTATGTCGCGCTGCTGCCGAATGTCGTGCATGCCGAGCTCACCACGCGAACGGTGGCGGAGCTGGCGCTCGTCATCGTCCTCGTCGAGATCGTGGTGGTCGGCGGCCACGTCCTTGCGGCACATCGCGCGCGGCGCGCCTTGAGCGATCCGAAGACGATCCGCCGCGTCAACCGCATGGCCGGCGCGACGCTGATCGGCGGCGCCGCGATCGTGGCCGCGCGCTGAGGCCGCGCTACTCCGTCTCGGCGCGGTAGAGCACAGGCCAATCTTCCATCATCACGCCGCGACAGGCGCCCATGCCCATGTGCAGCACCGGCGCGAACGCCTTGCCGTCCCAGGCCCATGCATCGCTGCCGCCGCAATCGCCGAGGCCACGGCCCTTGAAGAACGAGCTAAGCCGGTTGTTCTCGTCGTCGACATAGCTGTTCCAGAGCTGGCTCGCATCGTCACCCGTCTGGTCCGGAACGAGGAACTGCACCGGGTCGACGGCGCCGCCCTTCACGATGCGGAAATCATAGGCGTAATTATAGGCGCCGGCCGAGGCGCAGACGCCCCAGAGTTGCGCGCCGTCGCCGAGGTCATAGGCGATGTAGGGCGCCGGTCCCTCGCCGCAATCGTCCGGCGATGACTTCGGCAGGCCGTGCGGCGTCGCGGGCAGCGGATCGGGCATATCGGCGACCGGCAGCGATTTGACGACCGGCAGCGCAGGCACGGGCGGGATCGTGTCCGCCGCCGCATCGCCCTTCTTGATCAGCGCCGTGACCGTGCCGATGCGCTGCTGCGCATCGTCCATCTGCAGCAGCGCGGCGACCGAGCCGGCGAGCGAGATCACCTGCGAGGAGAGCTTTCGGTCGCCATCGTAGAGATCGGCGGTGATCGTCGTCGCCGAGCGCAGCCCCGCGATGAGATCGGGAAGCGCATCCTCCGCGAGCTGGTAGCTGTAAAGATCGCCAGCCTCTTCCAGCGTCAGCGCGCCCTTGGGTAGGCCGCCGGCCTTGTGCGCATCGAAGGAAAGGCGCAGCAGCGGCTGCTTCAGCTTCTCGCTGGAATCATCCGGCGGATAGATGACGAAATCGGCCAGCGGCGCGTCATCGGCGCCGCCATCGCGCACAATGCGCAAATAGGCACTCATCGTACCGTCCTCGGACGTCATGCCGATCGCCACGCAGGAACGGGTGTTGTCGCAGCCGATTTCCCAGTCCTTGTAATCGACCAGCATGCCGATCGCGGACTGGCCCTCGCCCGCATGACCGGCGGCCGGCGTCAGCATGGCTGCAAACGACAGGCCCAGGCTCGCGATCAGATTTCGGCGCTGCCGCCGGATCACCGGATTCCGCATCATTCGTCCCCTTGCTACCCGACGCGCGCTATATCAGCCGTTCTGGCCGCGGTTGCGCAAGTAGTGATCCGCGATCGCGCACGCGACCATGGCTTCGCCGATCGGCACAGCGCGGATACCGACGCAGGGATCGTGGCGGCCCTTGGTCATCACCTCGACCTCTTCGCCCCCGGACGTGATCGAATGGCGCGGCGTCAGGATCGACGAGGTCG from Kaistia algarum includes:
- a CDS encoding LysE family translocator — protein: MPFVTLLAFAAAFFVFAASPGPDNVTIVARTLAQGPAAGLAYGAGTVAGILIFLVLAAFGLSLLASEMGLAMSLLRYGGAAYLVYMGVKLWTAAPVPPGAAVTRRQGLGAGFLTGIALNLGNPKMPLFYVALLPNVVHAELTTRTVAELALVIVLVEIVVVGGHVLAAHRARRALSDPKTIRRVNRMAGATLIGGAAIVAAR
- a CDS encoding nucleoside deaminase, producing MDIHEPFLREAIGLSKSAMENGDEPFGSVLVKDGEVILRAENTVFTGHDMTNHAELNLIKLAAQHYDGAFLADCTLYTSTEPCAMCSGAIYWSGVGRMVFACSEARLGEIAGIGLNVPSRAVLQTGARVVTVIGPIIEEEAAEIHQEFWPKHLGKT
- a CDS encoding DUF1176 domain-containing protein, with translation MMRNPVIRRQRRNLIASLGLSFAAMLTPAAGHAGEGQSAIGMLVDYKDWEIGCDNTRSCVAIGMTSEDGTMSAYLRIVRDGGADDAPLADFVIYPPDDSSEKLKQPLLRLSFDAHKAGGLPKGALTLEEAGDLYSYQLAEDALPDLIAGLRSATTITADLYDGDRKLSSQVISLAGSVAALLQMDDAQQRIGTVTALIKKGDAAADTIPPVPALPVVKSLPVADMPDPLPATPHGLPKSSPDDCGEGPAPYIAYDLGDGAQLWGVCASAGAYNYAYDFRIVKGGAVDPVQFLVPDQTGDDASQLWNSYVDDENNRLSSFFKGRGLGDCGGSDAWAWDGKAFAPVLHMGMGACRGVMMEDWPVLYRAETE